From Hydractinia symbiolongicarpus strain clone_291-10 chromosome 12, HSymV2.1, whole genome shotgun sequence, one genomic window encodes:
- the LOC130622136 gene encoding uncharacterized protein LOC130622136, with amino-acid sequence MTINMAYSRKGIISSSEDERTSKIHRFLIEQLLIKLNKPLKTVKIKEKKEREKILKKRMGLLSQAAKRAMSEMAPRTTFKTTKKERKVAMTRIQTPSNESKDGV; translated from the exons ATGACAATTAACATGG cTTATTCAAGAAAAGGAATTATTTCATCCAGCGAAGATGAGAGGACTTCGAAGATTCACCGCTTTTTAATCGAGCAGTTAT tgataaaattaaacaaacctCTGAAAACAGtgaaaataaaagagaaaaaagaaagagaaaagatATTGAAAAAGCGA ATGGGACTTTTATCTCAAGCAGCGAAGAGAGCGATGTCGGAGATGGCACCGAGGACGACATTCAAGACgacaaaaaaagagagaaaggtAGCAATGACGAGGATCCAAACCCCGTCAAATGAGTCAAAGGACGgggtttaa